atTCAAATCCTACCCCCCTGTATCGCCTTTTCAgctttgtaaaaagcaaaagaaaatgataaaatcttcaaaagttaaaatccttcgagatatagttatgttaccacatctactagttaggaaattttaaaaacttaaatttggacatgttttgcaaaaaagtgtagggaaaatataAAACGGCtacaacttttgcatacgatgtcagaaaaaacgtataatatatcaaaatgttcagcacgaaaatccgcatccgattttgacggcctacgacctgtttgcaaatttttagaatcctcaaattccaaaaggaaaaaagttatgctcaaattttaattttttttaaaaaaaattcgttaaatctagtcaaactatggtcaaactacttattcaagaagtattagtgttactaaataattattcaagaatattagtgttactaaataattatttcagtttttttgaattttggtcaaactgtggtcaaacaatggtcaaattacttattcaagaaatattagtgttactaaatattattgttttttagaacaatagtttcaaactcaaacagtgaaatgtgtgacttcatgctcaagctaaactcctgagggttaataggattgacatcttactattgtcaggaaaacaacaagtgcagacttggaaacgagggagaatagaacccggaagttaagcgtgctcaggctgagggagtgggaggatgggtgaccgttcgggaagttagatgatttggaatgatgcgggatgattagagattaaattgagcagtgatgagggatgattagagattagagattaaaataattcagaaattgaaAAATTGAGAAAATATTTCAaaaagaaaaattcaaaaaaaacctttTAGTATcggttgatgttaccaaccgggactaaagggggacctttagtaaccgggactaaaggccttctagaaccgggacaaaaggccctttttTACTAGTGTTCCTCCGTCAGGAGGATGACACACTTGCTTGGGGACCCGGTAAATACCGAGTTTTTTCGGTCAGAAGTGCATATGAGTTTGGTTTTGAAGAGGCTCACAGGAGCTCCGCTACGGGATCTAGTGCTCATCCGGATGGGCGTCGCAGCTGCTGGAAACTAATTTGGTCCTCTGATGTACCACCCACGGTCAAGAACTTTGCATGGCGGGTAGCTACTAACTCGCTGCCAACATGGAGAAACAAAAATAGGAGAGGACTGGAAGTGCATGCCTTGTGCCCTGTTTGTGCATCAGAACCGGAAGACTGCCATCATGCGTTGTGCCGTTGTACACTGTCAAGAGGCCTATGGGACACGATGTCTGAAGTTTGGCCGTTGCCGTGCCTAGCAGCCGTACTGAACAATGGAGACGAATGGCTTTTGCGTATGCTAGAACCTCTACAGGAAGTGGAAAGAGCCATGGTCCTCATGACGTTTTGGAGAGCCTGGCATATTCGGAATGAGATCGTGCATCATAAACCTCCTCCGCCTATGGAAGCTTCTAAAAGGTTTTTGGTGAGCTACTTGGACTCTCTCATTGGTATTAAAACAGATCTCTCATCTGATCCCAATAGTGGAAAGTCGTACATCACGTATGAGCCCAGAATGCCACATGCGATACTGAATGTAGCCAAGCGCAAATGGTCTGCTCCTAAGCTGGGTTGGGTGAAGCTTGATACTGATGGTTCGTTTGTGGATGATGGGTCTGCTGGTGCTGGGATGGTGTTAAGAGATGATAAGGGTGCAATTATATTCTCGTCCTGCAGATAGTTATTTTCTTGTCGAGATGCTCTTGAAGCCGAGCTTTGTGCGTGTATGGAAGGTTTGTCCTTTGCACTACAGAGAAGTGAGCTACTGGTGCAAATGGAGATGGATTCAATAGTGGCGGTCAAATTAATCCAGACTTCGGGGATGGACAGATTGGTCTACACGTCGGTCATCAAAGAGATTAAATACCTTATATCCCTTCGTgaaacttgtattactcatgtaaatcGCAGCCAAAATAAGGTTAGTGATAGCCTAGCAAGATTTGCTCGTGTTGAGGGAAGAACCTTGACTTGGCTAGGGTCTGGCCCTTCGGAAGTTTTAGAGCTAGCCGTGATTGATTGTATGAACCTTGGGAACGAGTAATATAATATTTTCACCCAAAAAAAAAGGCTTTGAAGAAAGTTCAGGGGCTATTGACGGCTTACGGCCCGCCAATTTCTACAAGGACTCCGGAAGCTAGGAACCCCGGCGTGATCAAGATGGAAATCTCTGAAGACTTGACGTGTACTTCAAGGATAGCTTACTAGCTGGCATGACTGGCAACCGACCATATATGTAACCTAAGTACCCCCGGTATGTATATAATAAGCCGTGGGGTTTAGTCTTTAGAGACACGATTACCCGCCTTAGAGttaagtagggttttacctcttcaaagagggcccgaacctgggtaaacatcgtctcgtGTTTCCCCCCTGTTACCATTGTTCCTAGATcaacagctcgggaccccctacacgagatctacTGGTTTTTGTACCGACACATCCCGATTGTCACCTCCCTGAGCCAAAACACCACCGACATCGCGACTGCGATGCGTGTGGTCGAGGCCCCAGAAGTATTTAAGGGCCAACACGAGCTCCGCATGTGTAGCCCAAGGAAGACGTAGCTCAGCAGGCAGTTATCTACGGAATGGGGTATGTTCAAAGCGGAAGGCGCGGCCAAAGCCTAGGCACGAATTATCCTCAAACATGTGTGAGATCACCCGTGTGCACCCTACCGGGAGCTGTGGAGCCGAAGGCTATCGCCTTGCCACATTAATCCACCAGCGACCTGGATCTACTTAGGTATCGAGTGTTGCGATCGCTGCATTGGATAACATGATGATCACCGCACTAGCGAACACTCAGTAAGAACAGACCTCTAGAACTGACAACTGACGTCGCCCACCAACTTGAAGAGGAGCTCCTCATCCGCTTGACATGCCCCTTCATAAGGGgcacaacttgctcgtccgcacttGAAGAGGAGCTTGGCCTTGAGCTCCCTTAATAGAAGATCATCCATGCTTTCGAGAACCTCGTGACCCTGCGCCCTGAATCTTTATCATTAGGACCTTGACCCAGTCTTGTCGCAAGTTGGGGGTTGCACCATGTATAACTGCACAAAAGGGAGACGAGCAGTCAAGGCCAAGCTCTACAAGACCCCCCACTCGGTTCGGCCAACCAAGCGAGGGCTCGAGGGATACTCCCATGGAAATGGGAAAGGAGTTAGGCACAACAAAGAGGGCACATGCAAAAACTGACCCTTTTAGCTCCCAAGCGCAGACAATAATAGGTTGTGACATCTGAACCTAAGCTGCTTGGGCACACCCAAGCAAAGGATGATCATCTTACCCCTTGCGAGGTCGACAGTTGAACCCCTAACAATAGGGGCCTCAAGGACAATGACTCGGGGTGAGATGTGAGGGCATTCCTAAGGGACACTACCTGAAGCCGACTTAGTCAGCTTGACAGACACGACTTGACTCCGAAGAAATCCATGGTAATGCCCCATGTCGGGCCACTAACCAGATCCCCGCGCAGGGAACAACTATATCATCAGATCTTTATACATCTAGTAGCTCCTATGCCACGATGCCCCTACCCGACAGGGTGGGCGCCTCTGGGCTCCCCCTCTGCCTTTCTTTGCTCCTTTGGTACGTTAATTTGCATCACTATTTTACTATAATTTAAATCAATATTCATGTTTTGCACATTATGACACCAAGCTTACATCTTTTTCCTCTTATTTTGCAAGTTGCAACCAAAAAGGGGAAAGTGTCCGAAAACTGTCAAAGAGCATAACAAAGAAGACACACGAAGAAAGTAATTTTCAGAGTCAGAAAAAATTCcagatacccccccccccccccccccccccccccttcccccctcCCAAAGGGCCTTGCTCGGGTAATCCCCTCCCCGACGGGATTGGAGGGATTTTGACTTGTAGAGGATTTAATCCCCCTCAATCCCCTTCAAATCCACCTCAACCGAACAAGCAGTAAGTATTTTTTAACAATGCAAGTATATTTTTTAACCGAACAATGCAAGTATTTAGTTGGGTTTTTCTTTGACAGTCTATACATATTCAGCTAGTTATTCTAATTTTAcggttatttttatttttccataaATCACCACCGCGTGGACCCTGGGATCTGTTCAGGCCCCTTCGAGCCCAAGTAATGCTCGTCTTTTACAGCAACGGCACATTTCCTCTTCTTCCCGAGGTCGCGGCCGGCGCCCCCAAAACCCTCGAGATCTCGGCAGTCTGCACACCTCTCCACAGACACCCCAACCTCCAGCTCTCGATCCCAGCCCGGCGGAGCCACCGGCACCGGAGGCGCGCCCGAGATGAGCCCCAACATCATCACGGAGGTGCGGGTTCCTGCCCCCAGTTTCGATTTCCGGGTGAATTTCCGCGGGGCGCCTTCGGATCTGATAGAAGCTAGCCCCAAATCGCCGCGGAGTTCCTCTTGCCACGAGCTAGGCTCCGCGGAGAAGCGCTCCGAAGGTTTCGTGGGGAACCATAGTTCCTGTCGATAGGAATCGAGCCGGGTTTGGTGCGGGGGTTCCCCCCGGGGCACCGGCTGCTTGAGTTAAGCTAGAAAGAGGGGGCTTGCAAGTTTCGAGCCAGATTATGGATGGGTTTTATTTCTGGGCGGTGGGCTTAGTTCCCCTGGTTTGATTTTGATAAGTCTGCTGCTTCGCTGCTAGGTTTTGTAGGGGATTGCTGTGATGGCTCTTAGAGCGGTGTTTATGCAGTGCGTTTACTGGAACGGAGGATACCACAGCAGGAAATGTGCCGAATTTTTGGCGTTTTATTCTTCTTAATTACATGTCTATGATTTCGTGGATGCAGGCTGGGGTTTCAACTAGGCTGAACCAGTGGTGGAGCAGCACCCCGTTCATTACCTCCGGCGTTACCATAATATGTGCGGCCATATATCTGGTGTGCTTGTTGGTTGGATATGACTCCTACGCCGAGATATGCTTCTTGCCTTCTGCAGTGGCCTCACATTTTCAAGGTCTGTTTCATTCACCTTTCTTTTTCGCGGAACATAAATACGAGTTCCTCTGACAATGCTGAAACATGATTCTTTCTGGAAACAGCAAATGTATCATTTATGTCGAGCATATAGATTCTGTTAAAGGTCACCTGGATTAAACCTTTCATTCACAATAATTGTTTTAATGGTGCACATCAAAGTTCTTTTCATGCATATAACACGAGAAGTGCTATTTACACATGCCGATATGCCATCAATTCTGAAACACCTGTTCAATTCTTCCAGAGGTTAATACTACCTACTGAAATGTTCGTAATCATTGAAATAAACAACAAAAGACTCACGCTAGTTGGGATATCCAATCTTCTACAGATCCAAATGCTGAACAAGCTCAAGGCTACTTGTAAAATTTATGTTACTTATCATTTTCTTTTGGTACGTCTACCCTGACGTGGTGCTTATTTTCTTTCAGTGTACAGGTTCTACACATCTGTTCTGTTTCATGGCTCTTTGCTTCATGTGCTATTCAACATGCTGACCTTTGTACCCTTGGGGACCGAGTTGGAGAGAATTATGGGATCAGTCCGTCTCTTGTTCCTGATGTTCCTTCTTGCAACAACTAATGCAATTTTCCATCTCATCGTCGCCTTCTTGGTGGATTATAATCCTTTATACCATGTCTCATATCTTGTGGATGAATGTTCGATTGGCTTTTCTGGAGTTATATTCTCAATGATAGTCATTGAGACAAGCCTGAGTGGAGTGCAATATCGAAGGTGCATTGCTTCTCTGGTTGTTAATGCTACACCCACTTTTATGATTTGCATGAGGGTTCAGTTTATTGGGATGAATTGATTATATGCCTAATGTTAAAAATGTTTGCTTACTCAAACTGTCTGTTGAGGTCGTACCCTTTTTTGGCCTGCTGAATATAAGATTGTAAACTGTTGTCAAAATCTTGAAACATGATATCATGCTAATGCTTTCGGACTAGTATAGATATGGTCAATTGATGGCCATAATTGAATAATGTTAATTATTTTCATTTATTACATCCAATTATTAAATGAGGAAAACTCACTCTGCCATATAGAGTTATATCTAGTGCAAAATCATATTTAAACCCAGTTGGGCATGCTAGACATAGACTTCTGTATGAAGGATATATGGCTCAAATGTGTGGCTAAAGAACATTCCTGCATATGAGGGTTTATTGAGAAAACATTTATTAAGTTCTGTAAATATAGAAGGTTCTCCACTAACCCAGGGGTCCACGATCAAAGGTTGCACAAATGCAAGCCAAAATATGTTTTCAGTTTTCACTAGATATCTTGACCTACTATAATTTTCTACATGTCCTTATTTGTTTTTTCTGGTTGTTGTTTTTATAATTCCTTGATATGGCAAGAGCATCATCACACATTAGCCAAGCATCTAGAGAAGTTAAATTGAAACTTTCTCTATTTTTAGAAAGAAAATGCCCCTTCTTGAAAGTCCACAGATACCCAAATTTTTAAATGAAgccattactttattttattttatgacaTTTAATGCATGTGAAGTAACATCCTCTCTCATTTGCCAGTGTCTTCGGTCTCTTCAATGTCCCTGCAAAATGGTATTCATTCTATGCACCTGTTGAATTTCTTCCATACAGTTTACTATGTTTAATTATACAGCAATATTTATATTTGTGCATTGTCAGGTATGCATGGATTTTGCTGATCCTGTTTCAGTTTCTCGCTAGTAATGTTTCATTACTGGGGCACCTCTCTGGCATCTTGTCTGGATTTGCATGTTTGTCCCTTGTACCCATTTGACCTTTTCCTTTTTTGAGTCTTTATGAGCTAGATTAGGTATTTTTAGCACCCTTATTGAGCTTTTCTTTACTTCTCTCAGACACTTATGGGCTGTTCAACTACTTGCTTCCTGGACCATCGTTTTACTCTTCTATTGAAGGCTTGTCCATGCTGGTAAGTTTTCTTTTCCAAATGAATCAATTTGTCCTTATCATGTTGTCTTTCATGGTTCCATTCTCCTCCGGGAGAAATTTCTTTCTGTTGATATGTTTTGCCTGAGATGTTGGATATCAGTCTGTTTGTGTTAGGCGTCCTGGCTTTATTCTCTGTACTGGAGGAACAACATATGGCCAGCTTCCTACACATTCTAACATGTCCACTCCACCCAGGTATCGTTTCCatatttatttttattgttttgcTGTCCAGGAAAGTAATGAATCAAGTTCTTGAATTTACAGCGCTCTGATAAATGCAAATTTCTTGAGAAATATTTCGTCATGGATGCCAAGTAGGCGGACATCCACTGTTCAGACGTCTACTAATCAGGTATGAAAAgtaagaacacagtttactactcATGTCTGCTGTTGATCTCATGGCCTACTACGATTAGGTCATCATTGTAGTAATGTATGGTGCTGACACTATGTGGCTTCGCCAATCTGACCGGGTTTTCACCCGTCAAGAAGAGATAATCTGAACATTGTTGTAGACTGGAAGTTTCTAGAGCTGCACTTGGTTTACGTTATTGTTCTGGATCTACTGTAAAAATAACCATGTGATATGGAGGCAGGCCTATTTATTCATGGAGCTTTTCCTGGAAGCTTTCTTGTGAAGCTTCTATGAGCTCTAAAAAGACTTTATTGAGATCGAATCATTTCACAGATAGAGTATATGACTAGTAATAGTTAGTTTTGCTGTTAATATTTTGTAACTTGGCTGTTTGAGTGTGAATAAATTTATTCCAAGCAATTGTGTAGATAGTGGATAAAATAAAAAGCTACAGTTGCTAGTGCAATATATGCATTCATAGAAAATAGTGTATATGGAATTTATATACAGAACTGTAAAGTGTAAACTAATACGTGGACCGTTCCTCGTTGAAACCGGTCCTGCTTGACTCAGTTAGTTGAA
This window of the Triticum aestivum cultivar Chinese Spring chromosome 5D, IWGSC CS RefSeq v2.1, whole genome shotgun sequence genome carries:
- the LOC123122686 gene encoding rhomboid-like protein 15 isoform X2, which translates into the protein MSPNIITEAGVSTRLNQWWSSTPFITSGVTIICAAIYLVCLLVGYDSYAEICFLPSAVASHFQVYRFYTSVLFHGSLLHVLFNMLTFVPLGTELERIMGSVRLLFLMFLLATTNAIFHLIVAFLVDYNPLYHVSYLVDECSIGFSGVIFSMIVIETSLSGVQYRSVFGLFNVPAKWYAWILLILFQFLASNVSLLGHLSGILSGFAYTYGLFNYLLPGPSFYSSIEGLSMLSVCVRRPGFILCTGGTTYGQLPTHSNMSTPPSALINANFLRNISSWMPSRRTSTVQTSTNQEQEDPRFPGRGRTLASTGTEPTAREANANLHARHTAANTVRADATVTADQTDTFDEELKKLVGMGFERTQAEVALAAADGDPNVAIEILMSQQD
- the LOC123122686 gene encoding rhomboid-like protein 15 isoform X1 produces the protein MSPNIITEAGVSTRLNQWWSSTPFITSGVTIICAAIYLVCLLVGYDSYAEICFLPSAVASHFQVYRFYTSVLFHGSLLHVLFNMLTFVPLGTELERIMGSVRLLFLMFLLATTNAIFHLIVAFLVDYNPLYHVSYLVDECSIGFSGVIFSMIVIETSLSGVQYRSVFGLFNVPAKWYAWILLILFQFLASNVSLLGHLSGILSGFAYTYGLFNYLLPGPSFYSSIEGLSMLSVCVRRPGFILCTGGTTYGQLPTHSNMSTPPSALINANFLRNISSWMPSRRTSTVQTSTNQEQEDPRFPGRGRTLASTGTEPTAREANANLHARLLDNSTPSELLTNSQHTAANTVRADATVTADQTDTFDEELKKLVGMGFERTQAEVALAAADGDPNVAIEILMSQQD